A section of the Streptomyces sp. V3I8 genome encodes:
- a CDS encoding non-heme iron oxygenase ferredoxin subunit has protein sequence MADSVTFLRACGLGELEEDTPKRVELDGTPVSVVRTEGEVFAINDICSHANVSLSEGEVEDCQIECWLHGSAFDLRTGKPSGLPATRPVPVYPVKIEGDDVLVSLTQES, from the coding sequence ATGGCTGACTCCGTTACGTTCCTGCGCGCCTGCGGGCTCGGCGAGCTGGAGGAGGACACCCCCAAGCGGGTGGAACTCGACGGCACGCCGGTCTCCGTCGTGCGGACCGAGGGCGAGGTGTTCGCGATCAACGACATCTGCTCGCACGCGAACGTCTCGCTCTCCGAGGGCGAGGTGGAGGACTGTCAGATCGAGTGCTGGCTGCACGGCTCCGCGTTCGACCTCAGAACCGGCAAGCCGTCCGGCCTACCCGCGACGCGCCCCGTCCCCGTATACCCCGTAAAGATCGAAGGGGACGACGTGCTCGTCTCCCTCACCCAGGAGTCCTGA
- the sufC gene encoding Fe-S cluster assembly ATPase SufC has translation MATLEIHDLHVTVEADNATKEILKGVDLTVKQGETHAIMGPNGSGKSTLAYSLAGHPKYTITGGTVTLDGEDVLEMSVDERARAGLFLAMQYPVEVPGVSVSNFLRTSATAIRGEAPKLRLWVKEVKEAMQRLNMDPAFAERNVNEGFSGGEKKRHEILQLELLKPKIAILDETDSGLDVDALRVVSEGVNRVRESGEVGTLLITHYTRILRYIKPDHVHVFANGRIAESGGAELADQLEAEGYDKYVKGGASA, from the coding sequence ATGGCAACGCTTGAAATCCACGACCTGCACGTCACCGTCGAGGCCGACAACGCCACGAAGGAGATCCTCAAGGGCGTCGACCTCACCGTGAAGCAGGGCGAGACCCACGCCATCATGGGCCCGAACGGCTCCGGCAAGTCGACCCTCGCCTACTCGCTCGCGGGCCACCCGAAGTACACGATCACCGGCGGCACCGTCACCCTCGACGGCGAGGACGTCCTCGAGATGTCCGTCGACGAGCGCGCTCGCGCGGGCCTCTTCCTCGCCATGCAGTACCCGGTCGAGGTCCCCGGCGTCTCCGTCTCCAACTTCCTGCGCACCTCCGCCACCGCGATCCGCGGTGAGGCCCCCAAGCTCCGCCTGTGGGTCAAGGAGGTCAAGGAGGCCATGCAGCGCCTCAACATGGACCCGGCCTTCGCCGAGCGCAACGTGAACGAGGGCTTCTCCGGCGGTGAGAAGAAGCGCCACGAGATCCTCCAGCTGGAGCTGCTCAAGCCGAAGATCGCGATCCTCGACGAGACCGACTCCGGCCTGGACGTCGACGCCCTGCGCGTCGTCTCCGAGGGCGTCAACCGCGTCCGTGAGAGCGGTGAGGTCGGCACCCTGCTGATCACGCACTACACGCGCATCCTGCGCTACATCAAGCCCGACCACGTGCACGTGTTCGCGAACGGCCGTATCGCCGAGTCCGGCGGCGCGGAGCTCGCCGACCAGCTCGAGGCCGAGGGCTACGACAAGTACGTGAAGGGTGGCGCATCCGCGTGA
- the sufD gene encoding Fe-S cluster assembly protein SufD: MAEASNIPVGSTTAGQIAVAAESTVATRMSAPPSFDVADFPVPHGREEEWRFTPLERLRGLHDGTAVATGDGVQVDITAPEGVVVETVGRDDARLGRAGTPVDRVAAQAYSAFEKAGVVTVPKETVLTEPIRIAVQGRGGVAYGHQVIELEAFAEAVVVIDHTGDAVLAANVDYVLGDGAKLTVVSVQDWDDKAVHVAQHNALIGRDATFKSFVVTFGGDVVRLHPRVTYAGPGGEAELFGLYFTDAGQHQEHRLLVDHNVPHCKSNVVYKGALQGESAHAVWIGDVLIEAAAEGTDTYEMNRNLVLTDGARVDSVPNLEIETGEIVGAGHASATGRFDDEQLFYLMARGIAADDARRLVVRGFFAELVQQIGVDDIEERLLVKIDKELEASV; this comes from the coding sequence ATGGCTGAGGCTTCTAATATCCCGGTGGGATCCACCACCGCCGGCCAGATCGCGGTGGCCGCCGAGTCGACCGTCGCCACGCGCATGAGCGCGCCCCCCTCCTTCGACGTGGCGGACTTCCCGGTCCCCCACGGCCGCGAGGAGGAATGGCGGTTCACGCCGCTGGAGCGCCTGCGCGGGCTGCACGACGGCACCGCGGTCGCCACCGGCGACGGCGTGCAGGTCGACATCACCGCGCCCGAGGGTGTCGTCGTCGAGACCGTCGGCCGCGACGACGCCCGGCTCGGCCGGGCGGGCACCCCCGTGGACCGCGTCGCCGCGCAGGCCTACTCGGCGTTCGAGAAGGCCGGTGTCGTCACCGTCCCCAAGGAGACGGTGCTCACCGAGCCGATCCGCATCGCCGTGCAGGGCCGGGGCGGTGTCGCCTACGGCCACCAGGTCATCGAGCTGGAAGCCTTCGCCGAGGCCGTCGTCGTCATCGACCACACCGGTGACGCGGTGCTCGCGGCCAACGTCGACTACGTCCTCGGTGACGGCGCGAAGCTCACCGTCGTCTCCGTCCAGGACTGGGACGACAAGGCCGTCCACGTCGCCCAGCACAACGCGCTGATCGGCCGGGACGCCACCTTCAAGTCCTTCGTGGTCACCTTCGGCGGCGACGTGGTGCGCCTGCACCCGCGCGTCACCTACGCCGGCCCCGGCGGCGAGGCCGAGCTCTTCGGCCTGTACTTCACGGACGCCGGCCAGCACCAGGAGCACCGCCTCCTGGTCGACCACAACGTCCCGCACTGCAAGTCCAACGTCGTCTACAAGGGCGCCCTCCAGGGCGAGAGCGCCCACGCGGTCTGGATCGGCGACGTCCTCATCGAGGCCGCGGCCGAGGGCACGGACACGTACGAGATGAACCGGAACCTGGTGCTGACCGACGGCGCCCGGGTCGACTCCGTGCCCAATCTGGAGATCGAGACCGGCGAGATCGTCGGTGCCGGACACGCCTCGGCGACCGGCCGCTTCGACGACGAGCAGCTCTTCTACCTGATGGCCCGCGGCATCGCGGCCGACGACGCCCGACGGCTCGTCGTGCGCGGCTTCTTCGCCGAGCTGGTCCAGCAGATCGGTGTCGACGACATCGAAGAGCGCCTCCTCGTGAAGATCGACAAGGAGCTGGAGGCGTCGGTCTGA